Proteins from a single region of Rhodovibrio salinarum DSM 9154:
- the rplL gene encoding 50S ribosomal protein L7/L12, producing the protein MADLDKLVDELSNLTVMEAAELSKKLEEHWGVSAAAPVAAAGGGGGEAAAPAEEKTEFDVVLTNPGDKKINVIKEVRGITGLGLKEAKEMVENVPKALKEGVDKDEAEQIKKKIEDAGGTVELK; encoded by the coding sequence ATGGCCGATCTGGACAAGCTCGTCGACGAGCTTTCGAACCTCACCGTCATGGAGGCCGCCGAGCTCTCCAAGAAGCTCGAGGAGCACTGGGGCGTCAGTGCTGCGGCGCCGGTCGCGGCGGCCGGCGGCGGTGGCGGCGAGGCTGCCGCGCCCGCGGAAGAGAAGACCGAATTCGATGTCGTTCTGACCAACCCGGGCGACAAGAAGATCAACGTCATTAAGGAGGTGCGCGGCATCACCGGTCTTGGCCTGAAGGAGGCCAAGGAGATGGTCGAGAACGTCCCGAAGGCGCTGAAGGAAGGCGTCGACAAGGACGAAGCCGAGCAGATCAAGAAGAAGATCGAGGATGCCGGCGGCACCGTGGAGCTGAAGTAA
- the rplJ gene encoding 50S ribosomal protein L10, producing MDRAEKQQLVSDLHQTFQDVSTVVVTRPNGLTVAEVSDLRRQMYDAGAKYKVAKNTLARLALDGTQFEGLLPMMEGQTALAWSEDPVSAAKIVVEYANKNKKLEILGGAYGEKVLDADGVENLAKTPSLDESRAKIVGLLQTPAQRVVTVTQAPASQIARVLSAYAEKDEAA from the coding sequence GTGGACCGTGCAGAGAAACAGCAACTGGTCTCCGATCTGCATCAGACGTTCCAGGACGTGTCCACCGTCGTGGTGACCCGGCCGAACGGCCTCACCGTGGCGGAGGTCAGCGACCTGCGGCGCCAGATGTATGACGCGGGGGCGAAGTACAAGGTTGCGAAGAACACCCTTGCACGGCTCGCCCTGGACGGCACGCAGTTCGAGGGGCTGTTGCCGATGATGGAAGGTCAGACCGCGCTTGCGTGGTCGGAAGACCCCGTCTCGGCCGCCAAGATCGTCGTCGAGTATGCCAACAAGAACAAGAAGTTGGAGATTCTCGGCGGGGCCTATGGCGAGAAGGTGCTGGACGCCGATGGCGTCGAGAACCTGGCGAAGACCCCGAGCCTGGACGAATCCCGCGCCAAGATCGTGGGCCTGCTGCAGACGCCGGCGCAGCGCGTCGTCACCGTCACGCAGGCACCCGCCAGTCAGATCGCGCGGGTTCTCAGCGCTTACGCCGAAAAGGACGAGGCCGCGTAA
- the rpsL gene encoding 30S ribosomal protein S12, with amino-acid sequence MPTINQLVRRGRKDRTVPNKVPALEACPQRRGVCTRVYTTTPKKPNSALRKVARVRLTNSYEVTSYIPGEGHNLQEHSVVMIHGGRVKDLPGVRYHVIRGALDAQGVKNRKQRRSKYGVKRPK; translated from the coding sequence ATGCCGACGATTAACCAGTTAGTCCGGCGGGGCCGTAAGGACCGCACGGTACCGAATAAGGTGCCGGCGCTCGAAGCTTGCCCGCAGCGCCGCGGGGTCTGCACGCGCGTCTACACCACCACGCCGAAGAAGCCGAACTCCGCGCTGCGTAAGGTCGCCCGTGTGCGCCTGACGAACAGCTACGAGGTGACGAGCTACATCCCGGGCGAGGGGCACAACCTGCAGGAACACTCCGTCGTGATGATCCACGGCGGTCGTGTGAAGGACCTGCCGGGCGTGCGCTACCACGTCATCCGCGGCGCGCTGGACGCCCAGGGCGTCAAGAACCGCAAACAGCGCCGGTCGAAGTACGGCGTTAAGCGTCCGAAGTAA
- the rplA gene encoding 50S ribosomal protein L1, which translates to MARRGKKITDAYKGLDRSRAFALEEAIKTIRERSIASFDETFEIAMNLGLNPRHADQTLRGAVTLPHGTGKAVRVAVFARGDKAQAAQDAGADLVGAEDLAEQIQNGEMNFERAIATPDMMPIVGRLGKILGPRGLMPNPKLGTVTNDVAEAVKAAKGGQVTFRAERAGLVHAGIGKASFDDQQLAENARAFYDAIVKNKPSGAKGQYIKKVSMSSTMSPGLKLDVATLQLQD; encoded by the coding sequence ATGGCACGACGCGGCAAGAAAATCACCGACGCCTACAAGGGCCTGGACCGCAGTCGCGCGTTCGCTCTTGAGGAGGCGATCAAGACGATCCGCGAGCGCTCGATCGCCAGCTTCGACGAGACGTTCGAGATCGCGATGAACCTGGGCCTGAACCCGCGGCACGCGGACCAGACCCTGCGCGGCGCGGTTACGCTGCCGCACGGCACCGGCAAGGCGGTGCGCGTGGCGGTGTTCGCCCGCGGCGACAAGGCGCAGGCCGCTCAGGACGCCGGCGCCGATCTGGTCGGTGCGGAAGACCTGGCCGAGCAGATCCAGAACGGCGAGATGAACTTCGAGCGGGCGATCGCCACGCCGGACATGATGCCGATCGTGGGCCGGCTGGGTAAGATCCTGGGCCCGCGCGGGCTGATGCCGAACCCGAAGCTGGGCACCGTGACCAACGACGTCGCCGAGGCGGTCAAGGCCGCCAAGGGCGGCCAGGTGACCTTCCGCGCCGAGCGCGCGGGCCTGGTGCACGCGGGTATCGGCAAGGCCAGCTTCGACGATCAGCAGCTCGCCGAGAACGCCCGCGCGTTCTATGACGCGATCGTGAAGAACAAGCCCTCGGGCGCGAAGGGGCAGTACATCAAGAAGGTCTCGATGTCCTCCACGATGAGCCCGGGCCTGAAGCTGGACGTGGCCACCCTGCAGCTGCAGGACTAG
- the rpoC gene encoding DNA-directed RNA polymerase subunit beta': MNELMNIFGQVSGPQSFDELKISIASPERIRSWSYGEIKKPETINYRTFKPERDGLFCARIFGPVKDYECLCGKYKRMKYRGIICEKCGTEVTLAKVRRERMGHIELASPVAHIWFLKSLPSRVGLLLDMTLKDLEKVLYFESYVVVEPGLTTLKWGQLLTEDEYMNAQDDYGDDSFTAMIGAEAIKAMLQSLDLEEMRTDLRTDLRETTSEAKRKKLVKRLKIVEAFADSGTKPEWMILDVVPVIPPELRPLVPLDGGRFATSDLNDLYRRVINRNNRLKRLIELRAPDIIVRNEKRMLQEAVDALFDNGRRGRVITGANKRPLKSLSDMLKGKQGRFRQNLLGKRVDYSGRSVIVVGPELKLHQCGLPKKMALELFKPFIYHKLELYGYASTIKAGKRMVEKERPEVWDILEEVIREHPVMLNRAPTLHRLGIQAFEPVLIEGKAIQLHPLVCTAFNADFDGDQMAVHVPLALEAQLEARVLMMSTNNILSPANGKPIIQPSQDIVLGLYYLSQENEGAPGEGMAFRDMGEIDYALQQGSVTLQSKVKARFDTVDENGNEVTQTIETTPGRMLLAEVLPRHPNVPFSLINRLLTKKEITEVIDIVYRHCGQKDTVIFADKVMALGFSWSTKAGISFGKDDMIIPDAKHELVGNAEAEVKEFEQQYQDGLITRGEKYNKVVDVWSRCTDDVADAMMAEISKNTGSSINSVYMMAHSGARGSPAQIRQLAGMRGLMAKPSGEIIETPIISNFKEGLTVLEYFNSTHGARKGLADTALKTANSGYLTRRLVDVSQDAVISEEDCGTRNGLTVKPVVEGGEVIAPLSDRVLGRTALEDVYDPVSGDLIIKQDQIITEDLIDKIETAGLDQVKIRSVLTCESRKGICAQCYGRDLARGTNVNIGEAVGVIAAQSIGEPGTQLTMRTFHIGGAAQGGGEQSSVEASVEGVLQIRNKNVVENSEGQLVVMGRNCELVISDKDGRERASYKVPYGAKVLLQEDVEVEKGTRLAEWDPYTQPIITEREGTAQYEDLVEGTSVREVTDETTGITNRVVVDWKQQPKGSELKPRIVLRDENGDVVQLANGAEARYYLTVDAILSVENGDQVKAGDVLARVPRESSKTRDITGGLPRVAELFEARKPKDYAILSEIPGRVEFGKDYKTKRRVIVVPDDESQTSREYMVPKNKQITVREGDWVDTGDMIVDGNPVPHDILDILGVEALAEYLVEEIQSVYRLQGVKINDKHIEVVIRQMLQKVEINAPGDTTYLMGEHVDRLEYEEVNRKMAEQSMAPAHARPVLQGITKASLQTRSFISAASFQETTRVLTEAAVYGKSDYLEGLKENVIVGRLIPAGTGATMNEYRKVAGHRDRKLLQEREQREELAGGDAEQSVAQ; the protein is encoded by the coding sequence ATGAACGAGTTGATGAACATCTTCGGCCAGGTCAGCGGCCCGCAGAGCTTCGACGAGTTGAAAATCTCGATCGCAAGCCCCGAGCGGATCCGTTCCTGGTCCTACGGCGAGATCAAGAAGCCGGAAACCATCAACTACCGGACCTTCAAGCCGGAGCGCGACGGCCTGTTCTGCGCCCGCATCTTCGGTCCGGTGAAGGACTACGAGTGCTTGTGCGGCAAGTACAAGCGCATGAAGTACCGCGGCATCATCTGCGAGAAGTGCGGCACCGAGGTCACGCTGGCCAAGGTGCGCCGCGAGCGCATGGGCCACATCGAGCTGGCCAGCCCGGTCGCGCACATCTGGTTCCTGAAGTCGCTGCCGAGCCGCGTCGGCCTGCTTCTGGACATGACGCTGAAGGACCTGGAGAAGGTCCTGTACTTCGAGAGCTACGTCGTCGTGGAGCCGGGCCTGACCACGCTGAAGTGGGGGCAGCTGCTCACCGAAGACGAGTACATGAACGCCCAGGACGACTATGGCGACGACTCCTTCACCGCGATGATCGGTGCGGAGGCGATCAAGGCCATGCTGCAGTCGCTGGACCTGGAGGAGATGCGCACGGACCTGCGCACCGACCTGCGGGAGACGACTTCCGAGGCGAAGCGCAAGAAGCTGGTCAAGCGCCTGAAGATCGTCGAGGCGTTCGCGGATTCCGGGACCAAGCCGGAGTGGATGATCCTGGACGTGGTGCCGGTGATCCCGCCGGAGCTGCGTCCATTGGTGCCGCTCGACGGCGGTCGTTTCGCGACGTCCGACCTGAACGACCTGTACCGCCGGGTGATCAACCGCAACAACCGTCTGAAGCGGCTGATCGAGCTGCGCGCGCCCGACATCATCGTGCGCAACGAGAAGCGCATGCTGCAGGAAGCGGTCGATGCGCTGTTCGACAACGGCCGCCGCGGCCGGGTGATCACGGGGGCCAACAAGCGCCCGCTGAAGTCCCTGTCGGACATGCTCAAGGGCAAGCAGGGGCGCTTCCGTCAGAACCTGCTGGGCAAGCGCGTCGACTACTCCGGCCGTTCGGTGATCGTGGTCGGTCCGGAACTCAAGCTGCACCAGTGCGGGCTGCCGAAGAAGATGGCGCTCGAGCTGTTCAAGCCGTTCATCTACCACAAGCTCGAACTCTACGGGTACGCCTCCACCATCAAGGCCGGCAAGCGCATGGTGGAAAAGGAGCGCCCGGAGGTCTGGGACATCCTGGAAGAGGTGATCCGCGAGCACCCGGTGATGCTGAACCGGGCGCCGACGCTGCACCGTCTGGGCATCCAGGCGTTCGAGCCGGTGCTGATCGAGGGCAAGGCGATCCAGTTGCACCCGCTGGTCTGCACCGCGTTCAACGCCGACTTCGACGGCGACCAGATGGCCGTGCACGTCCCCCTCGCGCTGGAAGCCCAGCTCGAGGCACGCGTGCTGATGATGTCGACCAACAACATCCTCTCGCCGGCCAACGGCAAGCCGATCATCCAGCCCTCGCAGGATATCGTCCTGGGTCTTTACTACCTGAGCCAGGAGAACGAGGGCGCGCCCGGCGAGGGCATGGCCTTCCGCGACATGGGCGAGATCGACTACGCCCTGCAGCAGGGCTCGGTCACGCTGCAGTCCAAGGTGAAGGCCCGGTTCGACACCGTCGATGAGAACGGCAACGAGGTCACGCAGACGATCGAGACCACCCCGGGCCGGATGCTGCTGGCCGAGGTCTTGCCGCGTCACCCGAACGTGCCGTTCAGCCTGATCAACCGCCTTCTGACCAAGAAGGAGATCACCGAGGTCATCGACATCGTCTACCGCCACTGCGGTCAGAAGGACACGGTGATCTTCGCCGACAAGGTGATGGCGCTCGGCTTCTCCTGGTCGACCAAGGCCGGGATCTCGTTCGGCAAGGACGACATGATCATCCCGGACGCCAAGCACGAGCTGGTCGGCAACGCCGAGGCCGAGGTGAAGGAGTTCGAGCAGCAGTACCAGGACGGCCTGATCACCCGTGGTGAGAAGTACAACAAGGTGGTCGACGTCTGGTCGCGCTGCACGGACGACGTCGCCGACGCCATGATGGCGGAGATCTCGAAGAATACCGGCAGCTCCATCAACTCGGTCTACATGATGGCGCACTCCGGTGCCCGTGGCTCCCCCGCGCAGATCCGCCAGCTGGCCGGCATGCGCGGCCTGATGGCCAAGCCGTCCGGCGAGATCATCGAGACGCCGATCATCTCGAACTTCAAGGAAGGCCTGACCGTGCTCGAGTACTTCAACTCGACGCACGGTGCGCGTAAGGGCCTGGCCGACACGGCGCTGAAGACGGCGAACTCGGGCTACCTGACCCGCCGTCTGGTCGACGTCAGCCAGGACGCCGTGATCTCCGAGGAGGATTGCGGCACGCGCAACGGCCTGACCGTGAAGCCGGTGGTCGAGGGCGGCGAGGTGATCGCGCCGCTGAGCGACCGCGTGCTCGGCCGGACCGCCTTGGAGGATGTCTACGACCCGGTCTCCGGCGATCTGATCATCAAGCAGGACCAGATCATCACCGAGGATCTGATCGACAAGATCGAAACCGCCGGTCTGGATCAGGTGAAGATTCGCTCGGTGCTGACCTGCGAGTCCCGTAAGGGCATCTGCGCCCAGTGCTATGGCCGTGATCTGGCCCGCGGCACCAACGTCAACATCGGCGAGGCCGTGGGCGTGATCGCCGCGCAGTCGATCGGCGAGCCGGGTACGCAGCTGACCATGCGGACCTTCCACATCGGCGGCGCCGCCCAGGGCGGTGGCGAGCAGTCGAGCGTGGAAGCCTCGGTCGAGGGCGTTCTGCAGATTCGCAACAAGAACGTCGTCGAGAACTCCGAGGGCCAGTTGGTCGTCATGGGCCGCAACTGCGAGCTGGTGATCTCCGACAAGGATGGCCGTGAGCGCGCCAGCTACAAGGTGCCTTACGGCGCCAAGGTCCTGCTGCAGGAGGACGTCGAGGTCGAGAAGGGCACGCGGCTGGCCGAGTGGGACCCCTACACCCAGCCGATCATCACCGAGCGCGAGGGGACGGCCCAGTACGAAGACCTCGTCGAGGGCACGTCCGTGCGCGAGGTGACCGACGAGACGACCGGCATCACCAACCGCGTCGTGGTCGACTGGAAGCAGCAGCCCAAGGGCTCCGAACTGAAGCCGCGGATCGTCCTGCGGGACGAGAACGGCGACGTGGTCCAGTTGGCCAATGGTGCGGAGGCCCGCTACTACCTGACCGTCGACGCCATCCTGTCGGTGGAGAACGGCGATCAGGTGAAGGCGGGTGACGTGCTGGCCCGCGTTCCGCGCGAGTCGTCCAAGACCCGCGACATCACGGGTGGTCTGCCGCGCGTCGCCGAGCTGTTCGAGGCGCGCAAGCCGAAGGACTACGCGATTCTCTCCGAGATCCCAGGACGCGTGGAGTTCGGCAAGGACTACAAGACCAAACGCCGCGTGATCGTCGTGCCGGACGACGAGAGCCAGACCTCGCGCGAGTACATGGTGCCGAAGAACAAGCAGATCACCGTGCGCGAGGGCGACTGGGTCGACACCGGCGACATGATCGTCGATGGCAACCCGGTGCCGCACGACATTCTGGACATCCTGGGCGTCGAGGCGCTTGCCGAGTACCTCGTCGAGGAGATTCAGAGCGTCTACCGGCTGCAGGGCGTGAAGATCAACGACAAGCACATCGAGGTGGTGATCCGCCAGATGCTGCAGAAGGTCGAGATCAACGCCCCGGGCGACACGACCTACCTGATGGGCGAGCACGTCGACCGGCTGGAGTACGAGGAGGTCAACCGCAAGATGGCCGAGCAGTCCATGGCCCCGGCGCATGCCCGGCCGGTGCTGCAGGGCATCACCAAGGCCTCGCTCCAGACTCGCTCGTTCATCTCCGCGGCGTCCTTCCAGGAGACCACCCGGGTGCTGACCGAGGCGGCCGTCTACGGCAAGTCGGACTACCTGGAAGGGCTCAAGGAGAACGTCATCGTGGGCCGTCTGATCCCGGCGGGGACGGGCGCGACGATGAACGAGTACCGCAAGGTGGCTGGCCATCGCGATCGCAAGCTCTTGCAGGAGCGGGAGCAGCGCGAAGAGTTGGCCGGCGGCGACGCGGAGCAGTCCGTCGCTCAATAA
- the rplK gene encoding 50S ribosomal protein L11, whose amino-acid sequence MAKKVVGSIKLEIPAGKANPSPPVGPALGQRGLNIMEFCKAFNAATQEIEPGTPTPVIITAYSDRSFTFETKTAPAAYYLKRAAKVNKGAKTAKRETVGKVTLDQVREIAEAKFKDLNAYDIETAMESIKGSARSMGIEVTE is encoded by the coding sequence ATGGCAAAAAAAGTAGTTGGATCCATTAAGCTGGAGATTCCGGCCGGCAAGGCGAACCCGTCGCCGCCGGTGGGCCCGGCGCTGGGTCAGCGCGGCTTGAACATCATGGAGTTCTGCAAGGCGTTCAACGCCGCCACGCAGGAAATCGAGCCGGGTACCCCGACGCCGGTGATCATCACCGCCTACTCCGACCGTTCGTTTACCTTCGAGACCAAGACCGCCCCGGCGGCATACTATCTCAAGCGGGCGGCCAAGGTTAACAAGGGCGCCAAGACCGCGAAGCGCGAGACCGTCGGTAAGGTCACGCTGGACCAAGTGCGCGAGATCGCCGAGGCGAAGTTCAAGGACCTGAACGCCTACGACATCGAGACGGCGATGGAGAGCATCAAGGGCTCGGCACGGTCCATGGGCATCGAGGTCACGGAGTAG
- the rpoB gene encoding DNA-directed RNA polymerase subunit beta gives MAQQTFTGRKRIRKTFGKIPEVTTMPNLIETQKQSYDQLLQKDMAHEERREVGLQEVYKSIFPIRDFSDRAELQYVRYELEEPKYDVEECQQRGMTYASPARVTLRLVVWDVDEDTGAKSVRDIKEQDVYMGDMPLMTEHGTFIINGTERVIVSQMHRSPGVFFDHDRGKTHSSGKYLFAARVIPYRGSWLDFEFDAKDLVHVRVDRRRKLPATTLLMALDSAETAKLRAEREAEGGTLEPHEAEGMSPEEILAYFYDRIDYKKDKHGWRTKFDPQAMRGVKLSHDLVNAATGETLVEAGEKITPRKARKLVEEHGLDEHVVPAEQLVGRYVATDVINEETGEVICEAGEEISEHMLEQFDQIGITQVPTLAIDHVSVGPYLRNSLMIDKNTSREDALIDIYRVMRPGEPPTLESAEQMFNSLFFDGDRYDLSSVGRVKMNGRMGFETDDQLRTLRKEDILAIVKELCELKDGRGEIDDIDHLGNRRVRSVGELMENQYRVGLLRMERAIRERMSSVEIDSVMPHDLINAKPAAAAVREFFGSSQLSQFMDQTNPLSEITHKRRLSALGPGGLTRERAGFEVRDVHPTHYGRICPIETPEGPNIGLINSLATYARVNKYGFIESPYRKVKDGVVTDEVVYLSAMDEVRYTVAQANAEVDEDGKLSDDLISCRRGGEYLLARPEEIEYKDVSPKQIVSVAAALIPFLENDDANRALMGSNMMRQAVPLVQSEAPLVGTGIEDKVAQDSGVAISAKRGGVVDQVDATRVVIRVTDATSSGEQAVDIYNLRKFQRSNQNTSITQRPLVRVGEEIAAGDIIADGPSTNRGELAIGRNVLCAFMPWMGYNFEDSILISERIVRDDVFTSIHIEEFEVMARDTKLGQEEITRDIPNVGEDALRNLDEAGIVYIGAEVNAGDILIGKVTPKGESPMTPEEKLLRAIFGEKASDVRDTSLRVPPGVWGTVVEVRVFSRRGVEKDERALAIERAEIERLAKDRDDEKAILERSFYGRLKDLLLGQTVSSGPKGMKGDQEVTEQLLSDYTPGQWRQISVKDDKVQGEIEDLNRQFDEAIEALTKRFENKVDKLQRGDELPPGVMKMVKVFVATKRKLQPGDKMAGRHGNKGVISRIVPIEDMPHTEDGDPVDIVLNPLGVPSRMNVGQILETHLGWAAAGLGKQLNDMVSTARKNGVSELRGKLQQIYGEESYSKEIAPLDDENVVDFAESLKGGVPMATPVFDGAKEDEIVDLLEAAGLDRSGQVTLIDGRSGEPFHRSVTVGYIYMLKLHHLVDDKIHARSIGPYSLVTQQPLGGKAQFGGQRFGEMEVWALEAYGAAYTLQEMLTVKSDDVSGRTKVYEAIVKGDDNFEAGIPESFNVLVKELRSLGLNVEMKQSEP, from the coding sequence ATGGCGCAGCAGACGTTCACCGGTCGCAAGCGGATTCGCAAGACCTTCGGGAAGATCCCCGAGGTCACCACCATGCCTAACCTGATCGAGACGCAGAAGCAGTCCTACGATCAGTTGCTGCAGAAAGACATGGCGCACGAGGAGCGTCGTGAGGTCGGTCTGCAGGAGGTTTACAAGTCGATCTTCCCGATCCGTGACTTTTCCGACCGGGCGGAGCTGCAGTACGTCCGCTACGAACTGGAAGAGCCGAAGTACGACGTCGAGGAGTGCCAGCAGCGCGGCATGACCTATGCCTCGCCGGCGCGGGTCACGCTGCGGCTGGTCGTCTGGGATGTCGACGAGGACACCGGCGCCAAGTCGGTGCGCGACATCAAGGAGCAGGACGTCTACATGGGCGACATGCCGCTGATGACCGAACACGGTACGTTCATCATCAACGGCACCGAGCGCGTCATCGTCTCCCAGATGCACCGTAGCCCGGGCGTGTTCTTCGACCACGATCGCGGCAAGACGCACTCCAGCGGCAAGTACCTGTTCGCCGCGCGGGTGATCCCGTACCGCGGCTCCTGGCTGGACTTCGAGTTCGACGCCAAGGATCTGGTGCACGTGCGCGTCGATCGCCGGCGCAAGCTGCCCGCGACCACGCTGCTGATGGCCCTCGACAGCGCGGAGACGGCGAAGCTGCGCGCCGAGCGTGAGGCCGAGGGCGGCACCCTGGAGCCGCACGAGGCCGAGGGCATGAGTCCGGAAGAGATCCTGGCGTACTTCTACGACCGGATCGACTACAAGAAGGACAAGCACGGCTGGCGGACCAAGTTCGACCCGCAGGCGATGCGCGGCGTCAAGCTGTCGCACGACCTGGTCAACGCCGCCACCGGCGAGACGCTGGTCGAGGCGGGCGAGAAGATCACCCCGCGCAAGGCGCGTAAGCTGGTCGAGGAGCACGGCCTGGACGAGCACGTCGTGCCGGCCGAGCAGTTGGTCGGCCGTTATGTGGCCACCGACGTGATCAACGAGGAGACCGGCGAGGTCATCTGCGAGGCCGGTGAGGAAATCTCCGAGCATATGCTCGAGCAGTTCGATCAGATCGGCATCACGCAGGTGCCGACGCTCGCGATCGACCACGTGTCGGTCGGGCCCTACCTGCGCAATTCGCTGATGATCGACAAGAACACCAGCCGCGAGGACGCGCTGATCGACATCTACCGCGTGATGCGTCCGGGTGAGCCGCCGACACTGGAATCCGCGGAGCAGATGTTCAACAGCCTGTTCTTCGACGGCGACCGCTACGATCTGTCGTCGGTCGGCCGCGTCAAGATGAACGGGCGCATGGGCTTCGAGACCGACGATCAGCTGCGCACGCTGCGCAAGGAGGACATCCTCGCGATCGTCAAGGAGCTGTGCGAGCTGAAGGACGGCCGTGGCGAGATCGACGACATCGACCACCTGGGCAACCGCCGCGTGCGCTCGGTCGGCGAGCTGATGGAAAACCAGTACCGCGTCGGCCTGCTGCGCATGGAGCGTGCAATCCGCGAGCGGATGAGCTCGGTCGAGATCGACAGCGTCATGCCGCATGACCTGATCAACGCCAAGCCGGCGGCGGCCGCGGTGCGCGAGTTCTTCGGCAGTTCGCAGCTGTCGCAGTTCATGGACCAGACCAACCCGCTGTCGGAGATCACCCACAAGCGTCGCCTGTCGGCGCTTGGCCCGGGCGGTCTGACGCGCGAGCGCGCCGGTTTCGAGGTGCGCGACGTGCACCCGACCCACTACGGCCGGATCTGCCCGATCGAGACGCCTGAGGGGCCGAACATCGGCCTGATCAACTCGCTGGCGACCTACGCGCGGGTGAACAAGTACGGCTTCATCGAAAGCCCGTACCGCAAGGTCAAGGACGGCGTGGTCACCGACGAGGTGGTTTACCTCTCCGCGATGGACGAGGTGCGCTACACCGTCGCCCAGGCGAACGCCGAGGTCGACGAGGACGGCAAGCTGTCGGACGACCTGATCTCCTGCCGCCGCGGCGGGGAGTACCTGCTCGCCCGTCCCGAGGAGATCGAATACAAGGACGTTTCGCCCAAGCAGATCGTCTCGGTCGCCGCGGCGCTGATCCCGTTCCTGGAGAACGACGACGCCAACCGCGCGCTGATGGGCTCCAACATGATGCGCCAGGCGGTGCCGCTGGTGCAGTCGGAGGCGCCGCTGGTCGGCACCGGCATCGAGGACAAGGTGGCGCAGGACTCCGGCGTGGCGATCTCCGCCAAGCGGGGTGGCGTGGTCGACCAGGTCGACGCCACCCGCGTGGTGATCCGCGTCACCGACGCGACCTCGTCCGGTGAGCAGGCGGTGGACATCTACAACCTGCGGAAGTTCCAGCGTTCCAACCAGAATACCTCGATCACCCAACGCCCGCTGGTGCGCGTCGGCGAGGAAATCGCCGCCGGCGACATCATCGCGGACGGTCCCTCGACCAACCGGGGTGAACTGGCGATCGGGCGTAACGTGCTGTGCGCCTTCATGCCGTGGATGGGCTACAACTTCGAGGACTCCATCCTGATCTCCGAGCGCATCGTGCGCGACGACGTCTTCACCTCGATCCACATCGAGGAGTTCGAGGTGATGGCCCGCGACACCAAGCTGGGCCAGGAGGAGATCACCCGCGACATCCCGAACGTCGGCGAGGACGCGCTGCGCAACCTCGACGAGGCGGGCATCGTCTACATCGGGGCCGAGGTGAACGCGGGCGACATCCTGATCGGCAAGGTCACGCCGAAGGGCGAAAGCCCGATGACGCCGGAGGAAAAGCTGCTCCGCGCGATCTTCGGCGAGAAGGCCTCCGACGTGCGCGATACCTCCCTGCGCGTGCCGCCGGGCGTGTGGGGCACGGTCGTCGAGGTGCGCGTGTTCTCCCGCCGCGGCGTGGAGAAGGACGAGCGTGCGCTGGCGATCGAGCGCGCCGAGATCGAGCGTCTGGCCAAGGACCGCGATGACGAGAAGGCGATCCTGGAGCGCTCCTTCTACGGGCGCCTGAAGGACCTGCTGCTAGGCCAGACGGTCAGCTCCGGCCCGAAGGGCATGAAGGGCGATCAGGAGGTCACCGAACAGCTGCTGTCCGACTACACGCCGGGGCAGTGGCGCCAGATCAGCGTCAAGGACGACAAGGTCCAGGGCGAGATCGAGGATCTGAACCGCCAGTTTGACGAGGCCATCGAGGCGCTGACCAAGCGTTTCGAGAACAAGGTCGACAAGCTGCAGCGCGGCGACGAGCTGCCGCCGGGCGTGATGAAGATGGTCAAGGTCTTCGTCGCGACCAAGCGCAAGCTGCAGCCGGGCGACAAGATGGCCGGCCGGCACGGCAACAAGGGTGTGATCTCCCGGATCGTGCCGATCGAGGACATGCCGCACACGGAAGACGGCGACCCGGTCGACATCGTTCTGAACCCGCTGGGCGTGCCCTCGCGCATGAACGTCGGGCAGATCCTGGAGACGCACCTCGGCTGGGCCGCCGCCGGGCTGGGCAAGCAGCTGAACGACATGGTCTCGACCGCGCGCAAGAACGGCGTGAGCGAGCTGCGTGGCAAGCTGCAGCAGATCTACGGCGAGGAGAGCTACAGCAAGGAGATCGCGCCGCTCGATGACGAGAACGTGGTCGACTTCGCCGAAAGCCTGAAGGGCGGCGTGCCGATGGCCACCCCGGTGTTCGACGGTGCCAAGGAAGACGAGATCGTCGACCTCCTGGAGGCCGCGGGGCTGGACCGTTCCGGCCAGGTTACGCTGATCGACGGGCGCAGCGGCGAGCCGTTCCACCGGTCGGTCACGGTGGGCTACATCTATATGCTGAAGCTCCACCACCTGGTCGATGACAAGATCCACGCCCGGTCGATCGGCCCCTACAGCCTGGTCACGCAGCAGCCGCTGGGCGGCAAGGCGCAGTTCGGCGGCCAGCGCTTCGGCGAGATGGAGGTCTGGGCGCTGGAGGCTTACGGCGCGGCCTATACGCTGCAGGAGATGCTGACGGTGAAGTCGGACGACGTGTCCGGCCGCACCAAGGTCTACGAGGCGATCGTCAAGGGCGACGACAACTTCGAGGCCGGCATCCCCGAGTCCTTCAACGTGCTGGTGAAGGAGCTGCGCTCGCTGGGGCTGAACGTGGAGATGAAGCAGAGCGAGCCGTAA